Proteins encoded in a region of the Pseudomonadota bacterium genome:
- the cysS gene encoding cysteine--tRNA ligase, with protein MAFTSILDRIGNTPIVPINRLNPYPKVKIFAKLESFNPGGSVKDRIALFMINDAEQKGLLTPDKIVLEATSGNTGIGLAMVCAVKGYRCQLVMPESASIERRKIMVAFGADILLTPAKKSTDGAIEQAYAMAREHPDRYFLTDQFNNEANWKSHYTNTGPEIWEQTNGEVTDIVTTLGTTGTAMGLCKYFQEHHPEVRITAMEPFYAHKIQGLKNMKESYTPGIFDKKLPYQIINIPDEEAFDKARLLARKEGIFVGMSSGAAFCAALTRAEQIKEGLLVVIFPDGGEKYLSTSLFSKEESPKEKKSLLRFYNTLSKKKEVFKPIFEGKVTFYACGPTAHENANLGHCRRFILSDLINRVLTNKGYDVQYCMNFTDLDDNTIHGADNSGESLKDFTGSFIQQFKNDIDLLGVKKATHYPQASKHVDGMIDISKQLIGKGFAYEKHGSIYFDISKFNNYGKLSGVDLSKIQFGKTVDLDNYEKDSPVDFTLLKRSTLTELKKGIFYETEWGNVRPGWHIECAAMVHHYLGETIDIHTSCRDLIFPHHENEIAISEALTGKKLANYWMHSELVLVDGKKMSKTQDNFVTLADVINKGYSAREVRLLLLQTHYRKPILFSYKRLDNARKILKRLDEFTQKLLCLPQGLPHPHVATYLTEMEEKFFQALDDDLNISKAMAAVFDCIKKANSILSEGQLDRDQKGYFLESLKKINSIVNILRLDFCPLTPEIDKLIKEREEARKEKDWEKADGVREELNKQGINVIDTEKGTMWKEVKRK; from the coding sequence ATGGCATTTACAAGTATTCTTGATCGGATCGGAAATACTCCGATAGTTCCCATAAACAGGCTTAATCCATATCCAAAAGTTAAGATTTTTGCCAAGCTTGAATCGTTTAATCCCGGGGGATCGGTCAAAGACAGGATTGCCCTGTTCATGATTAATGATGCTGAACAGAAGGGTTTACTTACCCCTGATAAAATCGTCTTAGAAGCAACCAGCGGTAATACCGGCATCGGCCTCGCCATGGTCTGTGCAGTCAAAGGATATCGCTGTCAGCTCGTTATGCCGGAATCAGCAAGTATTGAACGCCGGAAGATAATGGTTGCCTTCGGCGCGGATATCCTGCTAACCCCCGCAAAGAAAAGTACTGACGGTGCCATAGAACAGGCCTATGCCATGGCCCGCGAACATCCGGACCGATATTTTCTTACTGATCAGTTCAATAATGAAGCAAACTGGAAATCCCATTACACCAATACCGGTCCTGAAATCTGGGAACAGACCAACGGCGAGGTAACCGATATTGTTACGACCCTTGGCACCACCGGCACTGCAATGGGGCTTTGTAAGTATTTTCAGGAACATCACCCGGAAGTAAGAATTACCGCCATGGAGCCTTTTTATGCCCATAAGATCCAGGGGCTCAAGAACATGAAGGAATCCTATACGCCAGGTATTTTTGATAAAAAATTACCGTATCAGATCATTAATATTCCGGATGAAGAGGCCTTTGATAAGGCAAGACTCCTAGCCAGAAAGGAAGGGATCTTTGTTGGAATGAGTTCCGGGGCGGCGTTCTGTGCCGCTTTGACCCGGGCCGAGCAGATCAAGGAAGGCTTGCTCGTGGTGATTTTTCCAGACGGTGGTGAAAAGTATCTCAGCACCTCACTGTTTTCCAAGGAAGAGAGCCCGAAGGAAAAAAAATCCCTGTTACGATTTTACAACACGTTATCAAAGAAAAAGGAAGTTTTTAAACCGATTTTTGAGGGTAAAGTTACCTTCTATGCCTGCGGTCCCACTGCTCATGAAAATGCAAATCTCGGGCATTGCCGTCGATTCATCCTCTCTGATCTGATCAACCGGGTTCTTACGAATAAAGGCTATGATGTTCAGTACTGCATGAATTTTACCGACCTCGATGACAACACCATTCATGGTGCGGATAATAGCGGGGAATCACTTAAAGATTTCACCGGCTCATTTATTCAGCAATTCAAGAATGATATTGACTTGTTGGGTGTTAAAAAGGCCACCCATTATCCCCAGGCTTCGAAACATGTCGACGGCATGATTGACATTTCCAAACAACTCATAGGTAAAGGCTTTGCATATGAAAAGCATGGCTCCATCTATTTTGATATTTCTAAATTCAATAATTACGGTAAACTTTCCGGAGTAGATTTGAGCAAGATTCAATTCGGCAAGACCGTTGATCTTGATAATTATGAGAAGGACAGCCCGGTTGATTTTACTCTTTTGAAACGTTCAACACTCACCGAGCTCAAAAAAGGCATATTCTACGAGACTGAATGGGGCAATGTCAGACCGGGTTGGCATATTGAATGCGCGGCAATGGTGCATCATTATCTTGGAGAAACAATTGATATCCATACCAGCTGCCGTGATCTTATCTTTCCGCACCATGAAAACGAGATAGCAATTTCCGAAGCGCTCACCGGCAAGAAGCTTGCCAACTACTGGATGCACAGCGAGCTGGTCCTGGTTGACGGCAAAAAGATGTCCAAGACTCAGGACAATTTTGTTACCCTGGCCGATGTTATTAATAAGGGTTATTCTGCGCGTGAGGTCCGACTGCTATTGCTTCAAACTCATTACAGAAAGCCGATTCTTTTTTCCTATAAACGGCTTGATAATGCGCGAAAAATTCTCAAACGCCTTGATGAATTCACCCAAAAGCTTCTTTGTCTGCCCCAGGGATTGCCTCATCCCCATGTGGCAACGTATCTCACTGAGATGGAAGAGAAGTTTTTTCAAGCCCTTGATGATGATCTTAATATATCAAAGGCGATGGCTGCGGTTTTTGATTGTATTAAAAAGGCTAATTCAATTTTGAGTGAAGGGCAGCTGGACCGTGATCAAAAGGGGTATTTCCTCGAATCTCTCAAAAAAATAAACAGCATCGTCAATATATTAAGGCTCGATTTCTGTCCACTTACTCCTGAGATCGATAAACTCATCAAGGAAAGGGAAGAGGCGAGAAAGGAAAAAGATTGGGAAAAGGCCGACGGTGTTCGCGAGGAACTCAACAAACAGGGCATCAATGTAATTGACACGGAAAAGGGTACGATGTGGAAAGAGGTTAAAAGGAAGTAA
- the nrfD gene encoding polysulfide reductase NrfD, translating to MIEKALKGNQGYWTWMIFLLSIIGVGALCYVQQFNYGLGYTGMSRDVSWGIYISQFTFLVGVAAGGVMLVLPYYVHNYKAFGRITILGEFMAIAAIAMCLMFIMADLGQPTRALNVLLHPTPNSMLFWDMIVLNGYLFLNVLVGWVVLNSEAKEVPPPKWLKPFIYLSIPWAISIHTVTAMLYCGLGGRHFWLSAIIAPRFLASAFAAGPSLLLLIALILKRVSKFDVGETATQKLITIISYAALLNFFFVGLEFFVGYYSNIPGHKHTLQYLFFGLEHDGHMYNNLVKFMWISVIMGFASLALFFTPQTRKNEKTIMIACLLMFFSLWIDKGLGFVLGGFVPSPLDYVTEYYPSFGEIAITMGVWASGFLILTILYKVAISVKLAKES from the coding sequence ATGATTGAAAAGGCACTCAAGGGAAATCAAGGATACTGGACATGGATGATCTTTCTCCTCTCTATCATAGGAGTCGGCGCATTATGTTATGTCCAACAGTTTAACTATGGTCTTGGATATACAGGGATGAGCAGGGATGTGTCCTGGGGAATCTATATTTCTCAGTTTACCTTTCTTGTCGGCGTTGCCGCCGGGGGTGTCATGCTGGTGCTCCCCTATTATGTCCATAATTATAAGGCGTTCGGCAGGATTACCATTCTCGGTGAATTTATGGCAATTGCTGCCATTGCCATGTGTCTGATGTTTATTATGGCCGACTTAGGTCAACCGACTCGCGCTTTGAATGTTCTCTTGCACCCGACACCGAACTCCATGCTTTTCTGGGATATGATAGTGCTTAACGGCTATTTGTTCCTGAATGTCCTGGTGGGATGGGTAGTTTTGAATTCCGAGGCTAAAGAAGTGCCGCCGCCTAAATGGCTCAAGCCTTTTATCTATCTTTCAATTCCCTGGGCGATCAGTATCCATACAGTAACAGCAATGCTCTATTGTGGTCTTGGTGGCCGTCATTTTTGGCTTTCAGCGATTATCGCACCTCGATTTCTCGCCTCAGCTTTTGCTGCAGGACCATCTTTACTTCTGTTGATTGCTCTGATTTTGAAGAGGGTTAGCAAATTCGATGTTGGAGAGACCGCCACACAGAAATTGATTACCATTATCAGTTATGCTGCTCTACTGAATTTCTTTTTTGTCGGCCTGGAATTTTTTGTCGGATATTACAGCAATATCCCAGGACATAAACATACCCTGCAATATCTTTTCTTTGGCCTTGAGCATGACGGTCATATGTATAATAACCTTGTCAAATTCATGTGGATTTCGGTAATCATGGGTTTTGCCTCCCTTGCGCTGTTCTTTACACCTCAGACAAGAAAAAATGAAAAAACCATTATGATCGCCTGTCTTCTCATGTTTTTCTCTCTGTGGATCGACAAAGGTTTGGGTTTTGTGCTCGGCGGTTTTGTCCCCAGTCCGTTGGATTATGTTACCGAGTATTACCCATCCTTTGGTGAAATCGCAATCACAATGGGTGTGTGGGCATCAGGGTTCCTTATTCTCACCATACTTTATAAGGTTGCGATAAGCGTCAAGCTTGCGAAGGAATCATAA
- a CDS encoding 4Fe-4S dicluster domain-containing protein, giving the protein MDMKRRNLLKIAGMSAIAGVAAPSALNLLMKGNVQASSSAGHSDSPSDAHGEMPAEKPTGVRLGLAIDVKKFAENKGLAEKCVAACHQIHNVPDFGNPKDEIKWLWIEKFENLFPDHSHYKKNEELHQLPFLAVCNHCDDPPCVRACPTKATFKAANGAVIMDFHRCIGCRFCMAACPYGARSFNWRSPREKDANGKLKFIKDLNEKFPTRMRGVVEKCNFCAERLAENLPPKCVEIAASAQAMYFGDMNDPHSEISKVLKTKFTIQRKPALGTLPSVFYII; this is encoded by the coding sequence ATGGATATGAAGCGTAGAAATTTATTGAAGATCGCCGGGATGTCCGCGATTGCGGGTGTTGCAGCGCCATCGGCATTAAATTTATTAATGAAAGGCAATGTTCAGGCTTCCTCTTCTGCCGGCCACAGTGATTCACCTAGTGATGCACACGGCGAGATGCCTGCGGAAAAACCAACCGGCGTCCGCCTGGGACTGGCGATTGATGTCAAGAAGTTTGCTGAAAACAAAGGTTTGGCTGAAAAATGTGTAGCAGCCTGCCATCAGATTCATAACGTCCCTGATTTTGGCAACCCCAAAGATGAAATCAAGTGGCTCTGGATTGAAAAATTTGAAAACCTCTTTCCGGATCACAGCCATTATAAAAAGAATGAAGAACTCCATCAACTGCCGTTTCTTGCAGTCTGCAACCATTGTGATGATCCCCCATGTGTCCGGGCCTGCCCGACCAAGGCGACATTCAAGGCTGCCAACGGTGCTGTAATCATGGATTTCCATCGATGCATCGGTTGCCGATTCTGCATGGCTGCCTGCCCATACGGGGCGAGAAGTTTTAACTGGCGGAGTCCCCGCGAGAAAGATGCAAATGGCAAATTGAAATTTATAAAAGATCTTAATGAAAAATTTCCAACTCGTATGCGCGGTGTTGTTGAAAAATGTAATTTCTGCGCCGAAAGACTTGCGGAGAATCTCCCGCCCAAATGTGTGGAGATTGCCGCCAGTGCACAAGCCATGTACTTCGGTGATATGAATGATCCTCATTCGGAAATATCTAAGGTCCTAAAGACAAAATTTACAATTCAACGTAAACCAGCTCTGGGAACCCTACCTTCAGTTTTTTACATCATATAA
- the dsrJ gene encoding sulfate reduction electron transfer complex DsrMKJOP subunit DsrJ: protein MYDGGKIIVGLIIFAGLMTFPIWYNHGDAGAIPNVEKPKDVKECVKDTQYMRTTHMVLLNEWRDNVLREGNREKLKVGNKTYDRSLMNGCMVCHTSKEKFCDQCHLYASVKPYCWDCHFLPKETL, encoded by the coding sequence ATGTATGACGGTGGAAAAATAATAGTCGGATTGATTATTTTTGCTGGCCTTATGACATTTCCTATCTGGTACAACCATGGCGATGCAGGTGCCATCCCGAATGTTGAAAAGCCTAAAGATGTTAAGGAATGTGTCAAAGACACCCAGTATATGCGTACTACGCATATGGTTCTGCTTAACGAATGGCGCGATAATGTTCTTCGCGAGGGTAATCGAGAAAAGTTAAAAGTCGGCAATAAAACATACGATAGAAGCCTGATGAACGGTTGTATGGTCTGCCATACCAGCAAAGAGAAGTTTTGTGATCAATGCCATCTATATGCATCTGTCAAACCCTATTGTTGGGATTGCCACTTCCTACCCAAGGAGACACTGTAA
- a CDS encoding (Fe-S)-binding protein: MAQPKADELGVMVARDPSLMTGAIPTRDWMDVPAIFKPGNYCYPAKASMVAYHNKSLPGLFGEPREWDVESDDWKLPENWKEIIINGIRERLDKFRSFKIFMDCCVRCGACADKCHFFLGTGDPKNMPVLRAELLRSVYRNDFTKAGKILGKLAGARPMTFGVLKEWFMYFYQCTECRRCSVFCPYGIDTAEITMMARELLHLVGVGTNWILEPAANSNRTGNHLGLQPHTFKENAEFLLDDIEEVTGIHLNSLTFNRKGAEVLFVIPSADVFADPGIFTFMGYLLIFDHIGLDYTISTYSSEGGNFGSFTNNELMKKLNGKMYAEAKRLGVKWILGGECGHMWRVVHQYMATMNEPGDFMEIPVSPITGTRFDNAAALKMVHISEFTADLIYHNKLKIDKSRNDHRVVTFHDSCNPSRGMGMLDEPRYILNNVCNNFHDMPENAIREQTFCCGSGTGLNTGEIMELRMRGGLPRANAVKYVEEKYGVNMLSCVCAIDRATLLALMEYWNPNVGVCGVSELVGNSLIMDGEKERDQDLRFAPLAGMEG; the protein is encoded by the coding sequence ATGGCACAGCCGAAAGCAGATGAATTAGGTGTTATGGTTGCTAGAGATCCTTCTCTGATGACGGGAGCCATCCCGACCAGAGACTGGATGGATGTTCCGGCAATTTTCAAGCCCGGGAATTATTGTTATCCAGCAAAAGCCAGCATGGTCGCGTACCACAATAAAAGCTTACCGGGTCTTTTCGGCGAGCCCAGAGAATGGGACGTTGAAAGCGATGACTGGAAACTGCCGGAAAACTGGAAGGAAATAATCATCAACGGCATCAGGGAACGTCTTGATAAATTCCGTTCCTTTAAAATCTTCATGGATTGCTGTGTTCGTTGCGGCGCCTGTGCAGATAAATGCCATTTCTTCCTGGGTACCGGCGATCCGAAGAATATGCCGGTTCTAAGAGCCGAACTTCTGCGTTCCGTTTATAGAAACGATTTCACCAAGGCTGGAAAAATACTTGGCAAACTCGCCGGGGCGCGACCAATGACCTTTGGAGTTCTGAAGGAATGGTTCATGTATTTTTACCAGTGTACTGAATGTCGGAGATGCTCGGTCTTCTGTCCATATGGTATTGACACTGCAGAAATAACCATGATGGCCCGTGAACTTCTCCACCTGGTCGGAGTCGGCACCAACTGGATACTTGAGCCTGCGGCAAATTCCAACCGCACCGGCAATCATCTCGGGCTTCAGCCCCATACCTTCAAGGAAAATGCTGAATTTCTGCTCGATGATATCGAAGAAGTAACCGGTATCCACTTGAACAGTTTGACCTTCAATCGCAAAGGCGCTGAAGTGCTTTTTGTCATTCCTTCAGCAGATGTTTTTGCCGATCCTGGCATATTTACCTTTATGGGCTATCTGCTGATTTTTGATCATATCGGGCTTGACTATACGATAAGCACCTATTCATCAGAGGGCGGAAACTTCGGATCGTTTACCAATAATGAATTGATGAAGAAGCTTAACGGAAAGATGTACGCCGAGGCCAAACGACTGGGGGTCAAGTGGATCCTCGGCGGTGAATGCGGCCATATGTGGCGGGTTGTCCATCAATATATGGCGACAATGAATGAACCGGGGGATTTCATGGAAATTCCCGTATCGCCGATTACCGGTACTCGTTTTGATAACGCCGCGGCCCTGAAAATGGTTCATATCAGCGAATTCACTGCTGACCTTATCTATCATAATAAACTGAAGATAGATAAGAGCAGGAATGACCATAGAGTTGTTACTTTCCATGATTCATGTAATCCTTCCCGGGGAATGGGGATGCTGGATGAACCTCGCTATATTTTGAATAATGTCTGCAATAATTTTCATGATATGCCGGAAAATGCCATTCGTGAGCAGACGTTCTGCTGCGGCAGCGGCACGGGCTTGAATACCGGTGAGATTATGGAACTTAGGATGCGCGGCGGGTTGCCTAGGGCAAATGCTGTGAAATATGTTGAAGAGAAATACGGTGTCAACATGCTTTCCTGTGTCTGCGCTATTGATCGCGCTACCCTGCTTGCTTTGATGGAATACTGGAATCCAAATGTTGGCGTGTGCGGCGTTTCCGAACTGGTCGGAAATTCTCTGATAATGGATGGTGAAAAAGAGCGCGATCAGGATCTTCGATTTGCTCCGCTTGCAGGAATGGAAGGGTGA
- the dsrM gene encoding sulfate reduction electron transfer complex DsrMKJOP subunit DsrM, with product MKILYPLIAVLAIILLALIGAQVSGGQWLFGVVLPYVTFAIFLGGFIYRVTNWGKSPVPFRIPTTCGQAASLPWIKQDKIDDPSTLSGVLIRMALEVFLFRSLFRNTKAEVHDGPKLVYGSSKYLWLFGLMFHYSFLVIVIRHLRLFTNPVPSFVQALEFGDGIMQLGVPVLYQSGLILLLAVTFLFVRRVLMPQIRYISLANDYFPLLLIFGIASTGILMRYFLRVDIDSIKKLLMGLVTFSPQFTGEIGSIFFIHVALVCTLMAYFPFSKLMHLGGVFMSPTRNLANNSRSVRHVNPWNDPNIKPHSYAGYEDDFREFMVDAGLPVEKELPPPPAAADETAKE from the coding sequence ATGAAAATCCTGTATCCCTTAATTGCGGTCTTGGCAATTATCCTATTGGCACTTATCGGAGCGCAAGTGTCCGGAGGGCAATGGTTGTTTGGGGTGGTTTTACCTTATGTGACCTTCGCAATTTTCCTCGGCGGCTTTATCTACCGGGTGACAAATTGGGGGAAATCACCGGTGCCATTCCGCATTCCAACTACCTGTGGTCAGGCTGCTTCGTTGCCATGGATTAAACAGGATAAGATTGATGATCCGTCTACCCTGAGTGGCGTGCTTATCCGAATGGCTCTGGAGGTATTTCTTTTCAGATCGTTGTTCAGAAACACGAAGGCGGAAGTACATGACGGCCCAAAACTGGTATACGGCTCAAGTAAATATCTCTGGCTGTTCGGCCTGATGTTTCATTATTCATTTCTTGTTATTGTTATAAGGCATTTGCGCCTTTTTACCAATCCTGTCCCATCTTTTGTACAGGCCTTGGAATTCGGTGACGGTATTATGCAGCTCGGCGTTCCGGTTCTGTACCAGTCGGGTCTTATTTTACTTCTTGCCGTCACCTTTCTTTTTGTGCGCCGGGTTCTTATGCCCCAGATTCGTTACATTTCACTTGCAAACGATTATTTCCCATTACTGCTTATTTTTGGTATCGCCAGCACCGGTATCCTGATGCGTTATTTTTTGCGTGTCGATATCGATAGCATCAAGAAATTGCTTATGGGTCTGGTCACCTTTTCACCGCAGTTTACTGGTGAAATAGGATCAATCTTTTTTATCCATGTTGCACTGGTTTGTACGCTCATGGCTTATTTCCCATTCAGTAAATTGATGCATCTGGGCGGGGTGTTCATGAGTCCGACGCGGAATCTTGCCAACAATAGTCGCTCGGTCCGCCATGTAAATCCTTGGAACGATCCGAATATCAAACCGCATTCCTATGCCGGTTATGAGGATGATTTCCGTGAGTTCATGGTTGACGCGGGACTGCCGGTGGAAAAGGAATTGCCACCGCCTCCAGCTGCAGCAGATGAAACCGCTAAAGAGTAA
- a CDS encoding RsbRD N-terminal domain-containing protein has translation MKENKESILGQWIDSVMNTYPEGAHRFLQKQKDQIANPLGHSIKQGLTDLYKIFCGDDETVNATSIIEQLVRIRAVQDFTPSQAVYFVYDLKKIVLNCCRKEKFPEPSMDEWMELDSRVDKIGSMILDLYMESRERIFKVRLNEFARGNHILTDGMPCPSSVVRREKAQGKNIQG, from the coding sequence TTGAAAGAAAATAAGGAAAGTATTCTCGGTCAATGGATTGACAGCGTCATGAATACGTATCCTGAAGGTGCACACCGTTTTCTTCAAAAACAAAAAGATCAGATTGCAAATCCATTGGGCCACAGTATCAAGCAGGGTCTTACTGATCTTTATAAAATATTCTGTGGTGATGATGAAACAGTTAATGCCACTTCGATCATTGAGCAACTTGTCAGAATCAGAGCGGTACAGGATTTCACCCCATCCCAGGCCGTTTATTTTGTTTACGATCTGAAAAAAATCGTCCTTAATTGTTGCCGTAAAGAAAAATTTCCCGAACCGAGTATGGATGAATGGATGGAATTAGATTCCAGGGTGGACAAAATCGGCTCCATGATTCTTGATCTTTATATGGAAAGTCGTGAAAGGATTTTCAAGGTGCGGTTAAACGAATTCGCCAGGGGAAATCACATCTTGACCGACGGTATGCCCTGTCCCTCCTCGGTGGTGCGAAGAGAAAAAGCTCAGGGAAAGAATATTCAGGGTTGA
- a CDS encoding ATP-dependent RecD-like DNA helicase, with protein MPNPSSEEISGILERVTYQNEENGFTVARLKEPGKGRDLTTIVGPILGVPVGSTLRLSGYFENDSRHGIQFKITSYTILKPNTLNGMERYLGSGLIKGVGPAYAKRIVKHFGLATLDILEKDPDRLLEVRGLGKKLITSIKDAWVDQKQIHGVMVFLQGHGISATFAIKIYKTYGAQSLKVVQENPYRLAEDIWGIGFKIADRIALSLGVPVQDPRRARAGLLFALNEASDQGHCHMPMDDLLALGRELLELSPEVLENQIPALIEDERIVVEENNVYLAPLFYAERGVCRRILDLSRGTLVPADFDVDRALAKALKKLHITLAPEQDQALRMALKSSFSVITGGPGTGKSTILKALILILESQGVHVKLAAPTGRAAKRLGEACGREAKTIHRLLEFDPSIYGFRCNEENPLNADLVIIDEVSMMDILLANSLIKAVAPGSSLLVVGDANQLPSVGPGNVLRDIIDSGMVPVTVLKRIFRQDEGSLISLNAARINQGESIDLLKDYQGEKDFYFIARQTPEAIEQEIISLCTTRLARKYGFDPFMDIQIVTPMRKGIIGAENLNLRLQETLNKDGERPEKTTGDFSTGLGRFRVGDRVMQIRNNYDKDVFNGDLGFVRYIDDNDQVLSVDFDGKKTSYEISELNELDLAYAITVHKSQGSEFPCIIFPVHTTHYPMLQRNLLYTGITRGRKLVIVIGTLKALGIAIHNNKELKRNTRLSVLLRKMARELSGPGISG; from the coding sequence ATGCCAAACCCGTCCAGCGAAGAAATATCCGGTATTCTTGAGCGGGTCACTTATCAGAACGAAGAGAATGGTTTCACTGTTGCCCGTTTGAAGGAACCCGGAAAAGGCAGAGATCTCACCACCATTGTCGGTCCTATTTTAGGGGTTCCTGTAGGTTCTACCCTCCGGCTTTCCGGCTACTTTGAAAATGATTCCCGCCACGGTATACAGTTCAAAATCACATCCTATACCATACTTAAGCCCAACACCTTAAACGGCATGGAGCGTTATCTTGGCTCCGGCCTTATCAAAGGCGTCGGCCCGGCCTATGCAAAGCGGATCGTTAAACATTTCGGGCTTGCAACTCTTGATATCCTTGAAAAAGATCCCGACAGGCTTTTGGAAGTCCGGGGGCTTGGCAAAAAACTCATCACCAGTATCAAGGATGCCTGGGTCGACCAGAAGCAGATCCACGGGGTTATGGTTTTTCTTCAGGGCCACGGCATTTCAGCCACCTTTGCCATCAAGATTTATAAAACCTATGGTGCACAGTCTCTTAAGGTTGTTCAGGAAAACCCCTATCGCCTGGCAGAGGATATCTGGGGGATCGGCTTCAAGATCGCCGATCGCATAGCCTTATCTCTGGGTGTGCCGGTCCAGGACCCCAGAAGGGCTCGCGCCGGCCTGCTTTTTGCGCTTAACGAAGCTTCAGACCAGGGGCATTGTCATATGCCAATGGATGATCTCCTGGCCCTTGGCAGAGAACTCCTTGAGCTGTCGCCTGAAGTTCTTGAAAACCAGATTCCAGCCCTCATTGAGGACGAAAGAATTGTGGTTGAGGAGAACAATGTGTATCTGGCGCCGCTTTTTTATGCTGAGCGCGGCGTGTGCAGGCGCATCCTCGACCTGTCCAGAGGCACCCTGGTACCAGCTGATTTTGATGTGGACCGGGCCCTTGCCAAGGCCCTGAAGAAATTGCATATCACCCTTGCACCGGAGCAGGATCAGGCGTTGCGCATGGCCCTCAAATCTTCTTTTTCGGTGATTACCGGAGGTCCGGGAACAGGTAAGAGTACTATCTTGAAGGCGTTGATCCTTATCCTGGAATCTCAGGGGGTTCATGTCAAGCTGGCCGCCCCCACGGGTCGGGCCGCCAAACGACTGGGTGAGGCCTGCGGCCGGGAAGCAAAAACTATCCACCGCCTGCTGGAGTTTGATCCGTCAATTTACGGATTCAGATGTAATGAAGAAAATCCCCTGAACGCCGACCTGGTGATCATTGATGAAGTGTCGATGATGGATATTCTGCTGGCCAATTCTCTCATCAAGGCTGTTGCCCCAGGATCTTCACTGTTAGTTGTTGGTGACGCCAACCAGTTGCCCTCGGTGGGACCAGGGAATGTGCTGCGGGATATCATCGACTCAGGAATGGTTCCGGTGACGGTTTTGAAGCGTATTTTCCGCCAGGATGAAGGGAGTTTGATAAGCTTGAATGCGGCACGCATCAACCAGGGCGAATCCATTGATTTATTGAAGGACTATCAGGGCGAAAAGGATTTTTATTTTATTGCCAGGCAGACGCCTGAAGCAATAGAGCAGGAAATCATCAGCCTCTGCACCACAAGGCTTGCCAGAAAATACGGCTTTGATCCCTTTATGGATATCCAGATAGTAACCCCCATGCGGAAAGGCATAATCGGCGCCGAGAATCTTAACCTGCGGCTTCAGGAGACTCTGAACAAAGACGGGGAGCGGCCTGAAAAGACAACCGGCGATTTCTCTACCGGACTCGGGCGCTTTCGAGTCGGTGACCGGGTGATGCAGATCAGGAACAATTACGATAAGGATGTTTTTAATGGTGACCTCGGTTTCGTAAGGTATATTGATGATAATGACCAGGTGTTGTCGGTGGATTTCGATGGGAAAAAGACCAGCTACGAGATTTCCGAGTTGAACGAGTTGGATCTGGCCTATGCGATCACCGTCCATAAATCCCAGGGGTCGGAATTCCCCTGCATTATTTTTCCGGTGCACACCACCCATTATCCCATGCTGCAGCGTAATTTACTGTATACCGGAATCACCAGAGGCAGGAAGCTGGTAATTGTCATCGGTACTTTGAAGGCCCTGGGAATTGCAATACACAATAATAAAGAACTGAAGCGCAACACCCGGTTATCTGTGTTGTTGCGGAAAATGGCTCGTGAATTATCCGGACCAGGAATTTCAGGGTAA